A window of Streptomyces sp. NBC_01689 genomic DNA:
CGGCGCCGGTGTCGAGGTACTGCCGGTACCCCGACTGAGCTCCGGGCTCAAACTGCACGGGGAGTACCAGGGATCGGGCTTCACGGACCCGAAGTACATCGCGCGCCGCGGCGACGGCCAGGTCGTGCAGCTGTCCCGGCTGCTGTACCTGGTCGCCTCCGCGATCGACGGAGTGCACGACATCGAGACCATCTCGCACCGGGTGAGCGCCCGTTACGGGCGGGAACTCAGCGCGGAGAACGTGCGCTACCTGGTCGAGGAGAAGCTCGACCCGCTGGGCGTCACGGTGCCGGAGGGGCAGGACGAGGACGAGATCACCGCGCCGCGGTCCGATCTGCTGCTCGCCCTGAAGGGGCACCGGATCATCTTCAACGAGCGCCGCGCGGGCCGTATCGCCCGCTCGCTGGCCTGGCTGCACCGCCCCACGGTGGTCGTGCTGATGCTGGCGGCGGCCGTGGCCATGGACGTCTGGCTGTTCGGCTTCTTCGGCGCGGTCGAGCCCGTGCTGCAGGTCCTCGACCAGCCGGTGCTGATGCTCGTCGTGTTCGCGCTCACCGTGGCCTCGCTCGTCTTCCACGAGTTCGGTCACGCCTCGGCGTGCAGATACGGAGGCGCGCGGCCGGGATGCATCGGCTGCGGGCTCTTCCTGATCTGGCCGTCCATGTACACCGACGTCACGGACATCTACCGGATCGGACGGGCCGGACGGCTCCGCACCGACCTGGGCGGGGTGTACTTCAACCTCGTCTTCATGCTCGGCATGACCGCCGCGTACTTCGCCACCGGCCAGCAGTTCTTCCTGGCCACCGTGTATCTCGGGCACTTCGAGATCCTGGAGCAGCTGATGCCGGCCGTCCGCCTGGACGGCTACTACATCCTCGGCGACCTGGCCGGCGTCCCGGATCTCTACGGCAAGATCAAGCCGATCCTGCTCAGCACCGTGCCCGGACGGCGCGGCAAGGCGGCGCGCGCCGAGGTCGTCGGGCTGAAGAAGTCGTCCCGGACCATCATCACCACCTGGGTCCTCACGATGGTCCCGCTGCTGATCGGTGAACTCGGCTACGCGCTGTGGAACCTGCCGCGGATCGTCGCCACGATGGTCCGCTCGCTCAGCGCGCAGGTCGTGGGCACGGGCGACGCCTTCGTCAACGGTGAGATCGCCGCCGGGCTCATCGGTGTGATCGGCTGCTTCATGCTGCTGTGTCCCATGGCCGGTGTGGTCTATCTGTCGGTCAAGATGGGCGGCCGGGTCTTCCGCGCCGCCAAACGCTCGACCGACGGCAAGCCGCGGCTGAGGGTGACGCTGTGCGCGCTGGCCCTGGTCGGTCTCGGCACGCTGAGCTACGCGTGGGTCTCCGGCGTGACGCCCGAGCCGCTGCCCAAGCGGCCGCCGATCGCCCCGATCCTCCAGCCCGGCGTCTCCACGGCGGAGCCGCCGGCCCGGCCCGCGAGCGAACCCGGACCGCAGGCGTCCCCGTCGGGCTCCGCCGCGGTCCTGCCGTCCGACGCCGTGTCCCCCGGCGCCTCGGGCACCGCCTCGGCGAGCGCCTCGGCCTCGCCCAGCGCGGACGCGGGGGCCTCGGTGTCACCCAGCGCGGGCCCGTCGAAGAAACCGGCCGAGCCCAGCGGCGGCCAGAACACGACGGGTTCGACCCCGGCGGGTCCGTCCTCCGGTCCCTCCGAGGGACCCGTCGACCCGTCGCCGTCCGAGCCACCGACCTCGACGGCGCCCACCTCGGACCCGCCCGCCCCGACGGACAGCCCGAGCACGACCAGCGAACCGCCCCCGGCCGCCCAGTGAGCGGCCGCACACCGCACCGACTTCACAGGAGAACCATGTGAGCACACACGTCAACGCCCATCGGAAGCCGAATCCCGTCGGCAAGACCCTCGGCCGGAAGGCCATGCGCATAGGCCTGTTCGCGGCCGGCGCGGCCGGTATCGCCACCGCCGTACCGGCCCAGGCCGCCACGGCCGCGGGGGGCAGCATGGGCCGCAGCGCGGCCGTCGCCGAGGACCACACCTTCAGCCACGCCGACCGGGCGCATCCCACCCAGGTCAAGGACTCCTTCACCGTGCGGCAGCTCGGCACGGTGAAGTCGGCGGGCCTGCGCAACCAGGCCAACGCGGTCTCCGTCGGCTGCTCGGTCGACGCGCACTGCCGGTCGGTGGCCCTGTCCTTCCAGATCGTCACCATGGCGGGCCAGCACACGCGGCTGAACGCGGTGAACCTCAGCGACGCGGCCAACCAGCACTGCGACGGCTGCCAGACCCTGGCGGGCGCCTACCAGTTCGTGGTCTCCACGGCACGTCCGATCACTCTGGACAGCGCGACGAAGAGCCGGCTCAACGACATCCACCGCAGGCTCGACGAGCTGAGCCGCTCGGGCATCCCGGCCGTCGACCTCAAGACGAAGGTCGACGCGCTGGCCGCCGAGGTCACCGGCGTACTGCACGACGCGGTGGCCAACGCGCCCAAGGCCGCTGACCAGCCTGCCGTGGCGGTGCACCGTCACATGGACGGCTGGCCCGGCCGCTGAGCCCGGCCACCGCGCCCGGCCGCCCGCGGAGACCACTGACGGACACGGCTGACGGACACCGCCGCGCGAGGGCGTCGCGCGGCGTGTGCGGGCGGCCGTCCAGGAGGGCCGCCGGCCGGGTCCTGCCGGTCTTCGCCCAGGGCCACTGAGAGGGGTACGGCGTCACCGACCGGCCGGTGACGCCGTACCCGTGCCCTGGCTCATCCCGTGGTGCGGCCCGCCACCAGCCACTTCGAAGGCAGCTCGATCCGGGTGCCGAGCGCGGTGTACTCCGCCGTCACGAGCGGGAGTTCACCGCTCGCGAGGACGGTGAGACCGGCCGCGCCGAGATGGTCGGGGACGGACGCGTCGGAGACCTCGCCCGGGGCGATGCCGTGCCGGAAGACGGGGGCCAGCTTGGCCGGAGGACCGTCGGCGCCCTGCGCCAGCCCCGCCAGCACGGGACGGGCGGCCTCGGAGAGCTCCACCAGGAACACCCGGCCCCGCTCCCCCAGCAGCGTGGCGATGCCGTCCACCAGCGGCTGGCGGTCGTCCGGTTCGCACTGGTGGAGCACCCCGCGCATATAGACGTTGGCGTCGCCGAGTTCCGCGTGCAGGCGCTGGACCTCACCCTTCTCCGACGCGTCGAGCACCCGGTACGTCGCCCGGCCCGCGGCGTCCGCGTGACGGGCGTGGTCGAGCGCCGCGGCCGAGAGGTCGGTTCCCACGACGCGCGGGAAGCGGTCGGCGAGGAAGCGGGTCTGGGTGCCGTTGCCGCAGCCCAGGTCCACGAGAGGCAGCCCGTGGAACGTCACGTACGGTTCGAAGAGGGCGAGATGGACGCCCGCGGTCAGAGCGGGCTCCGCGTCCCAGAAGACGGCTCCCTGTTCTTGGGGAGCCTCGCGCCAGAAGCCCTCCCAGGCCTCCCTGTACCGACCCGTCACGCTCATGCCAGCTCCCCAGGTAGCACCGCCGCCCGCCGAGCGCGACGGGCCAGATCGGTCTATCGCGCCTGGAGAGCGGCGACAAGCGTACGGCGCATTCCTTCACCGGTCATTCCGAACCATGTACGCCGTTGCGCGCCCCCTGCGCCCCCAGGGGCCCGCGAGGTGCGCGGGCATGTCCAGGGACGTACGCGGGCGAGCCCCGGGAGCGCGCGAGCGAGCCACGGAAGGGCGTCGGTGCCCCCGGAAGGTGTCAGCGTCGCGGCAGCGTCAGTTCGAACCACACGGTCTTGCCACCGCTGGTGCGACTGGTGCCCCACTCCCGGGCCAGCGTGCTGACGACGCGCAGCCCGCGTCCGTACTCGTCGCCCGGGCCCGCGCTGAGGAGCGTGGGCAGGGTGTGGTCGTCGTCGGCCACCTCGCACAGCAGGGTGTCGCCGCGCACCAGGCGCAGTGCGATACGCCGGCTCCGCGCGTGCCGGACGGCGTTCGCCACCAGTTCGCCGACCATGAGCTCGGCGGGATCGGCCAGCCGCCGCAGCCCCCACTCGTGCAGCTGCTCGCGGACGACGGCACGCGCCCGGCGGGCCTCGGCCGGGTCGGAGGTGAGCCGCCATTCGGCGACGTCCTCGGGTTCGATGCCGTTCAGCCGGGCCATCAGCAGGGCCACGTCGTCCTTGCGGCCGCCACGGGTGTTGAGGGCCCGGATGATCGTGTCGCAGGCGTCGTCCATGGACGCGGCCGGGTGCGCGGCGGACTCGCAGAGCGTCGCGAGGCCGACGCCGATGTCCTCACCGCGCACCTCGACCAGACCGTCGGTGCACATCACGAGCCGGTCGCCGGGCGCCACCGCCACGCGCACCGCCTCGAAGGGCACGCCGCCGACGCCGATGGGCGCGCCGGTGGGCAGGTCGAGCAGGTCGCTGTGGCCGTCGGCGGCGCGGACCAGGACGGGCGGGATGTGGCCCGCGTTGGCGATCTGCAGCTCACCGGCGAGGGGGTCGTAGATCGCGTAGACGCACGTCGCGAGGTAGTGCTCGCCGAGCCGCTGGGCCAGGTCGTCGAGGTTGCGCAGGAGTTGGGCGGGCGGCAGGTCGAGCGCTGCCATGGTCTGCACGGCGGTACGCAACTGGCCCATCATCGCTGCCGAGTTGAGGCCGTGGCCCATCACGTCGCCGACGACCAGGGCGGTCCGGGAACCGGGCAGCTTCACCGAGTCGAACCAGTCGCCGCCGACCCGGCCGAGGAGTGTGCCCGGCAGATAGCGGGTGGCGATGTCACAGCCCGCCATGCGGGGCGCTATCTGCGGCAGCATGCTGTCCTGGAGGGTCTCGGCGACGCTCTCCTGGTACGTGTACATCCGGGCGTTGTCGAGGACGAGTCCGGCCCTGGCGGCGAGTTCGGCGCCGGTGACCCGGTCCATGTCGTTGAACTCGACACGCTCCGGGTGGCGCAGCAGGACCATGAAGCCGAGCACCACGTTGCGGGCCTTCAGCGGCACGACCAGCATGGAGCGGCCGGTGATGAGCGGCCTGATGTCGCGCTTCTCGAACTGCGCGGCGATCATGTGGCCCAACTGCGCGCTGATGCGCGGCACGAGGACGGGCTCGCCGGTGGTCATGCACTGGAAGAACGGGGTGTGCGCGGGAAACGGCATGGCCTCGCCGACGGGCACGACGTCGTCCCAGCGGCCCGGCTCGTCCGTGTGCTCCAGGGCCACGCGGTGCCACAGCGTGGTGGTGTCGGGCACCCCGTCGGGGAACCCCTCACCGGCGACGACCTGTTCGCGCAGATAGGTGCCCGCCACGTCGGTGAACCGGGGCACGACGGCGCGGCTCACCTCCAGGACGGTCCGTGAGAGATCGAGGGAGGTGCCGATGCGTCCGCTGACCTCGTTGAGGAACTCCAGGCGCTCGCGCACCGCGACGTACTCGAGGTCCTCACGCTCGTCCTGCGCGTCGTACGCGTCCCGAGGGAGTGCCGGGTCGGCCTCGGAGCCGGCGGCCCGCTCGCAGCGCGCCCTGCGCCCGGCCCGCCGGGGCACGCCCCAGTCGGGGGTGACGGGCACCCGGTCGTTCTGGCTGAACTCCATGACGGGGTAGCCGAGTTCGAGGACCTGGGCGACGATGCGGGCGCCTTCGTCCACGCTCATGCTGGGCAGGATCTCGGGCAGTCTGCGGGCCAGTTCCTCGGCACCGGGGAAGTCGGTGTGCAGGGCGAAGGCGGGGGCGATCCGCTCGACGGCCACCCGGTCGTCGGCGTGGCGCAGCGCGCCCGCGTCGGCGGCCAGCACCAGCAGCCGCTCCCGCCCCGGGCCCACCAGCGGGTAAGCCCACCACAACACGTCGACGCGGTCGCCGCCGTCGTGCGCCGCGCGCTCCCGGCCGGGCACCGAGAGCCGGGCGCGGCCCGCGGCCGGGTAGAAGTGCCGTCCGTCGAGCGAGGACTCCAGGCCCGGGCCGAACCCGTCGTACGCCGCGTACGCCCCGAACGGCGCCGTCTCGTCCTCCTCGGGGAGCACACCGGAGACGGGCAGCAGGTCGACGGCGGGACGGCCCACCGCGTCCTCCTTGGGGACGCCGAACAGCCGTCGGGCGCCGGTGCTCCAGTGGGAGACGAGCCCGTCACGGTCCACGGCGACCACGGCCAGCGGGACGCGCCCGGCGCCGGCGTGCTCCGCGACGCCGTTCGCCGCTGTGCGACCGGGAGGTGTGTCCACTTCGGTGCCACGCGAAGTGCCGCTCTCCATGGCCCTGGCCCCTCTCCCCGCGGCTCGGCAAGATCTGTGCCGCACCCACCACCGTACGGCGGCGGTCCGTCGCCGTGTGCGGCAATAGGGTAATCGACCTTACCGGGCCCGCTCCGGCGCACCACCCGTCCCCGTTGTGACGGACCGTCCGCGGTCAGTCCTCGTGGCCGAGTTGGAGGTCGCGCTCCGTCCGGCCCCCGCCGGCCACCTGGAGCACGGTGGCCACCGGTGGGTAACCGGCCGCGATGACGGTGTACTCGCCGGAGGACAGGTCGACGAAGCGGAACGTGCCGTCGGCGCCGGTGGTGAGGGTGTCCACGACATTGCCCGCGGCGTCCAGCAGGGTCACGCGCGCGTCCTCGACGGGCCGTCCGCCGCCCGCCCGTACGGTGCCGCGCAGGACGGCGCCGCCGGCCAGCTCGACGTCCTGGCGGGTCTCGCGGGAGGCCTGGACGCTCACCGGGAGCGCGGCCGGCCGGAACGCGGGCGCGCTGCCCGCGAGGGTGTACTCGCCCGCCACCAGCTCCGTGATGACATAGCCTCCTTCGCGCCCGCTGCGGGTGGTCGCCACC
This region includes:
- a CDS encoding SpoIIE family protein phosphatase; amino-acid sequence: MESGTSRGTEVDTPPGRTAANGVAEHAGAGRVPLAVVAVDRDGLVSHWSTGARRLFGVPKEDAVGRPAVDLLPVSGVLPEEDETAPFGAYAAYDGFGPGLESSLDGRHFYPAAGRARLSVPGRERAAHDGGDRVDVLWWAYPLVGPGRERLLVLAADAGALRHADDRVAVERIAPAFALHTDFPGAEELARRLPEILPSMSVDEGARIVAQVLELGYPVMEFSQNDRVPVTPDWGVPRRAGRRARCERAAGSEADPALPRDAYDAQDEREDLEYVAVRERLEFLNEVSGRIGTSLDLSRTVLEVSRAVVPRFTDVAGTYLREQVVAGEGFPDGVPDTTTLWHRVALEHTDEPGRWDDVVPVGEAMPFPAHTPFFQCMTTGEPVLVPRISAQLGHMIAAQFEKRDIRPLITGRSMLVVPLKARNVVLGFMVLLRHPERVEFNDMDRVTGAELAARAGLVLDNARMYTYQESVAETLQDSMLPQIAPRMAGCDIATRYLPGTLLGRVGGDWFDSVKLPGSRTALVVGDVMGHGLNSAAMMGQLRTAVQTMAALDLPPAQLLRNLDDLAQRLGEHYLATCVYAIYDPLAGELQIANAGHIPPVLVRAADGHSDLLDLPTGAPIGVGGVPFEAVRVAVAPGDRLVMCTDGLVEVRGEDIGVGLATLCESAAHPAASMDDACDTIIRALNTRGGRKDDVALLMARLNGIEPEDVAEWRLTSDPAEARRARAVVREQLHEWGLRRLADPAELMVGELVANAVRHARSRRIALRLVRGDTLLCEVADDDHTLPTLLSAGPGDEYGRGLRVVSTLAREWGTSRTSGGKTVWFELTLPRR
- a CDS encoding class I SAM-dependent methyltransferase → MSVTGRYREAWEGFWREAPQEQGAVFWDAEPALTAGVHLALFEPYVTFHGLPLVDLGCGNGTQTRFLADRFPRVVGTDLSAAALDHARHADAAGRATYRVLDASEKGEVQRLHAELGDANVYMRGVLHQCEPDDRQPLVDGIATLLGERGRVFLVELSEAARPVLAGLAQGADGPPAKLAPVFRHGIAPGEVSDASVPDHLGAAGLTVLASGELPLVTAEYTALGTRIELPSKWLVAGRTTG